A window of Candidatus Jettenia caeni contains these coding sequences:
- a CDS encoding NADH dehydrogenase I subunit N, with amino-acid sequence MTFNILSILPILTLAGFGMIVLLVDILSSRKLGEKNLLAYLSLMGIIVAAILARNSAGTTLFSFNESFAIDNYSLFFNFIFLLSTGLVILISHSYIKREEINHGEYYALILFSTIGMMLMASGADLLNIYIGLEVMSISIYILTGFKRSKLISNEASLKYFLLGAFATGFLLYGISLVYGSTGAINLKQIAGFIADKGSISNPLLLMGMALIIIGLGFKVASVPFHAWVPDVYEGAPTTITAFMSVGPKAAAFAAFLRILMTAFGSTHYEWQKIIYILALLTMTVGNVVAIAQTNLKRMLAYSSIAHAGYLLIALVAANDMGVSSVLFYILAYTFMNIGALAVVIIVSQKGDEFIQIHDFAGLGFKHPGLAVAMSLFMLSMAGIPPTAGFVGKFYIFSAAIKSGYIGLAVIGVINSVISVFYYLRIMVIMYMKEPTRDFNPLTLSPLIVVAVVLSVIGTLHLGIFPSKIMEIAQQSILILK; translated from the coding sequence ATGACGTTCAATATTCTCAGTATTCTACCAATCCTGACTTTGGCAGGTTTCGGCATGATTGTTCTCCTTGTGGATATATTATCCTCAAGGAAATTGGGAGAAAAAAATCTTCTGGCTTATTTATCCCTCATGGGGATTATCGTAGCAGCTATCTTAGCGAGAAATTCTGCCGGAACGACGTTATTTTCATTCAATGAATCTTTTGCAATCGATAATTATTCTCTATTTTTTAACTTCATCTTTCTCCTCAGCACAGGCCTTGTTATCTTAATCTCGCACAGTTACATAAAACGCGAAGAGATTAACCACGGAGAATATTATGCATTAATCTTATTCTCAACAATAGGCATGATGCTCATGGCATCCGGTGCAGACCTGTTAAATATCTATATCGGACTTGAGGTCATGTCTATTAGTATTTATATCCTGACAGGATTTAAACGCTCAAAGCTCATTTCAAATGAGGCATCTTTAAAATATTTCTTGCTGGGCGCCTTTGCCACAGGCTTTTTGTTGTACGGTATTTCTCTTGTTTATGGGTCTACAGGTGCTATTAACCTGAAACAAATTGCCGGTTTCATTGCAGATAAAGGTAGTATTTCAAATCCTTTGCTGCTTATGGGAATGGCATTAATAATCATTGGGCTTGGATTCAAAGTTGCTTCTGTGCCGTTTCACGCATGGGTGCCTGATGTTTATGAGGGTGCGCCTACAACCATCACAGCCTTTATGTCCGTAGGACCGAAGGCTGCTGCCTTCGCTGCCTTTTTACGCATTCTTATGACAGCTTTTGGATCTACTCATTATGAATGGCAAAAGATTATTTATATCCTTGCATTGCTGACTATGACTGTCGGCAATGTTGTAGCCATTGCCCAAACAAACTTGAAACGTATGCTGGCGTATTCCAGTATTGCCCATGCAGGCTATCTTCTCATTGCACTTGTGGCTGCAAACGATATGGGTGTGTCTAGTGTATTGTTCTATATCCTGGCTTACACGTTTATGAACATTGGGGCGCTTGCTGTTGTCATTATAGTAAGTCAAAAAGGTGATGAGTTTATACAGATTCATGATTTTGCAGGATTAGGATTCAAACACCCTGGTTTAGCCGTGGCTATGTCGCTCTTTATGCTTTCCATGGCAGGTATTCCACCTACTGCTGGCTTTGTGGGAAAGTTTTATATCTTCAGTGCTGCCATAAAATCAGGGTATATTGGGCTAGCTGTTATTGGTGTGATAAACTCCGTTATTTCCGTTTTTTATTATTTGCGTATTATGGTTATTATGTATATGAAAGAACCTACCAGAGACTTTAATCCCCTTACGCTCTCTCCCTTGATTGTTGTTGCTGTAGTTCTATCAGTTATCGGTACTCTGCATCTGGGTATCTTTCCATCGAAGATTATGGAAATAGCCCAGCAATCCATTCTCATACTAAAATAA
- a CDS encoding glycosyltransferase, with translation MNILMMTNTYKPFIGGVERSVEMFTNEYRKRGHRVVIVAPTFRNMPREEKDVIRVPAIQNFNETDFSVQLPIPGIFSEQLKAFQPDIVHSHHPYLIGDSALRVAAKYKVPLIFTFHTLYERYTHYVPGDSPALKRFVVALSAGYANLCDRVFAPSQSIADLLRHRGVETRIDIVPTGIYIKKFAKGDGISFRESLGIPQDAFVVGFVSRIAPEKNIMFLAQAVALFLKKKKNAYFLAIGKGPLENEIEDFFRRNKLEHRFHHPGALENRELVNAYHAMDVFAFASQTETQGLVLTEAMAAGIPVVALDAPGVREVLNDRVNGRLLFSESEEEFASALQWVASLSDREKEDLKNAAREIARCFSIDRCAEHVLSIYKAVIDKGYTYRNTEDSAWASVIRMIKAETDLIMTKAISVGAMLKSEE, from the coding sequence ATGAATATTCTCATGATGACAAATACCTACAAGCCCTTTATAGGTGGCGTGGAACGATCGGTGGAGATGTTTACCAACGAATACCGTAAGCGCGGTCATAGAGTGGTGATAGTTGCCCCTACGTTCAGGAATATGCCGAGAGAAGAAAAAGATGTAATTCGTGTCCCGGCTATCCAGAATTTTAACGAAACTGATTTTTCTGTGCAATTGCCTATTCCGGGAATCTTTTCCGAGCAATTAAAGGCATTTCAACCTGATATAGTACATTCGCATCATCCATACTTAATTGGTGACTCAGCTCTCAGAGTAGCTGCCAAATACAAAGTGCCTTTGATTTTTACCTTTCATACCCTGTATGAGCGATACACACACTATGTGCCAGGTGATTCTCCGGCCTTAAAGCGGTTTGTAGTAGCCTTGTCTGCAGGGTATGCAAATCTCTGTGATCGTGTTTTTGCGCCAAGTCAGAGTATCGCCGATTTATTGCGTCATCGCGGGGTGGAAACACGTATTGATATAGTTCCTACCGGTATTTATATTAAAAAGTTTGCAAAGGGAGATGGTATAAGTTTTCGAGAATCATTAGGAATCCCTCAAGATGCATTTGTTGTGGGGTTTGTAAGCAGAATTGCTCCTGAAAAGAATATTATGTTTTTAGCCCAGGCAGTAGCCTTATTTCTTAAAAAGAAAAAGAACGCTTATTTTCTTGCTATTGGCAAAGGACCCTTGGAGAATGAGATCGAGGACTTCTTTAGGCGAAATAAACTAGAGCATCGTTTCCATCATCCTGGCGCTTTAGAAAACAGAGAACTGGTAAACGCATACCATGCAATGGATGTTTTTGCCTTCGCGTCTCAAACTGAGACACAAGGATTAGTATTAACTGAGGCCATGGCTGCTGGTATACCTGTGGTAGCATTAGATGCCCCCGGAGTACGTGAGGTTCTGAATGATCGTGTGAATGGTCGTCTCTTGTTTTCTGAGAGTGAGGAGGAGTTTGCTTCTGCTTTGCAATGGGTTGCCAGTTTGTCTGATCGGGAGAAAGAAGATTTAAAAAATGCGGCACGGGAGATTGCACGATGTTTCTCGATAGACCGATGTGCTGAACATGTATTAAGTATATATAAAGCTGTTATTGATAAAGGTTACACGTATCGCAATACTGAGGACAGCGCATGGGCAAGCGTTATTCGTATGATAAAAGCAGAAACTGATTTAATCATGACTAAGGCTATCTCAGTAGGTGCAATGTTGAAAAGTGAAGAGTAA